CGGGAATCCGGGCTCGGCGGCGCCGCCGGGAAAAAAGCTTCAATCGGCGCGCCGCGCTTCGGTCGGCAGTCAGACTCTCACGAACGTAAAAGAGCGCCTCGACGATTTGGACAAAGAAGGCATCGACGTTCAGTATCTCTACCCGAGCTTTCTCTTGCACATCAACTCATGGAAAGACGGCGTTCTCGGCAACGGCGTCTGCCGCGCCTACAACAGGTGGCTCGCCAAAGTATGCGCGGAAGCGCCGGATCGTTTGAAAGGGGTCGGCGTGGTTTGCTTGCGCGATCCCGATGGCGCCGTTGAGGAAGTCGTGCGGATCAAATCGCTTGGCCTCGCTGCGGTGATGATCAACGGCACGATCGGCCCCAACCGGCTGGATCATCCGACTCATGAGAACTTCTTCGCCGAGGCGAACCGACTCCTCCTACCGGTCGCGGTTCATTTCAGTTTCGAATTTCCCGCGGTGAGCGAGCTGTTCCCCCATTTTTTCCCCAACCGCGTCCTGGCGGGAATTTTTCCCATCATGGCCGGCTTCACGAGCGTCATGTGCTCCGGACTGATGGATCGCTACCCGAACTTGCGATTTGCATTTCTCGAGGGCGGCTGCAACTGGGTCGCCGCTTACGTCGAGCGCATGGACGATCATTTCGAGAACCCGCGTTACAACGCGCGCCAGTTGATCGGCCGCCCGCCGAGCGAATATTTGAACTCCGGCAGGATTTTTTTCGGCTGCGAAGGGAACGAGTCCGCGCTCGGCCGCATCGTCCAAGAGCTCGGCGCAGACAAGCTGCTTTACTCCTCGGATTACCCTCACGCCGATCGCACCGCAGGAACGGCTCG
The genomic region above belongs to Candidatus Binatia bacterium and contains:
- a CDS encoding amidohydrolase family protein, with the translated sequence MIIDADGHLFETEEVFEKYMEPPLRNYRPRLVSNDEGANFWVVDGATRYSRPSIPGAGNPGSAAPPGKKLQSARRASVGSQTLTNVKERLDDLDKEGIDVQYLYPSFLLHINSWKDGVLGNGVCRAYNRWLAKVCAEAPDRLKGVGVVCLRDPDGAVEEVVRIKSLGLAAVMINGTIGPNRLDHPTHENFFAEANRLLLPVAVHFSFEFPAVSELFPHFFPNRVLAGIFPIMAGFTSVMCSGLMDRYPNLRFAFLEGGCNWVAAYVERMDDHFENPRYNARQLIGRPPSEYLNSGRIFFGCEGNESALGRIVQELGADKLLYSSDYPHADRTAGTARFLQERGDLPASAKKKLLEENAGRFYGS